From the genome of Thermoflexus hugenholtzii, one region includes:
- a CDS encoding creatininase family protein → MSLVRYEHLNGEEARQILTARRLAILPIGALEAHGPHLPVGTDNLLAQAIAERVAEQLGGVLLPLLPYGQVWSLQDFPGSLSVSNEILSGLLVDLGLSLQRQGAAILAVINGHIGNGAALQSAARRLYALKGPVMYVFTYPGLGEAAARICTSRPLPGGYFHADEIETSMVLYVAPEHVRPDRMIREEPQLPPDFPYRPVPWTEITRTGVLGDPTLATAEKGAALIEAVVAQIVPVLRLALQRLG, encoded by the coding sequence ATGTCCCTGGTGCGCTACGAACATCTGAACGGAGAAGAGGCGCGTCAGATCCTGACGGCGCGTCGGCTGGCCATCCTGCCCATCGGAGCCCTCGAGGCCCACGGACCTCACCTCCCGGTGGGCACGGACAATCTGCTGGCCCAGGCCATCGCCGAGCGAGTGGCCGAACAGCTCGGAGGAGTGCTGCTGCCCCTCCTCCCCTATGGCCAGGTCTGGTCCCTTCAGGATTTCCCGGGATCCCTCTCGGTCTCCAACGAGATCCTGAGCGGTCTCCTGGTCGACCTGGGGCTCAGCCTCCAGCGGCAGGGGGCGGCGATCCTGGCCGTGATCAACGGCCACATCGGCAACGGAGCCGCCCTCCAGTCGGCCGCCCGCCGCCTCTACGCCCTCAAAGGTCCCGTGATGTATGTTTTCACCTACCCCGGGCTCGGCGAGGCCGCCGCGCGGATCTGCACCTCCCGTCCCCTGCCCGGCGGCTACTTCCACGCCGATGAGATCGAGACCTCTATGGTCCTCTATGTCGCCCCTGAACACGTGCGTCCAGATCGGATGATCCGGGAGGAACCCCAACTCCCCCCCGACTTCCCCTACCGCCCGGTCCCCTGGACCGAGATCACTCGCACCGGCGTCCTCGGGGACCCCACCCTGGCCACGGCGGAGAAAGGGGCCGCCCTCATAGAGGCCGTCGTCGCCCAAATCGTCCCCGTTCTCCGCCTCGCCCTCCAGCGGCTCGGGTGA
- a CDS encoding PTS transporter subunit IIC, producing the protein MEALRAVLEFIQKFMQEPSLFLGLIALLGFLLLRERVERTISGTLKTAIGLLILLAGVNLMVQALLPLGELAGKTLGLPPVQIQIGTQKIISELGIQIGLVMLFAFLINVLLTRFLGGLGFKYIYLTGHLIFWNAVIFVSAFRYILGLEGAALVIVASLFTGLYQTIQPWYTHRFDLFVNEGSGFVLGHSSSLTVLATAWLSRLLSGGGKRQVGDMEALRFPRALEWLREPMLLMAATFLVVYLIMAALNVSFVVEAAGKAGKHPIIWVLLQALNFAAGFAILIMGVRMIIAELIPSFKGIAERIVPGAIPALDCPLFFPYGQVSMAYGGLIGMLTMVLVSLLFAAGRYPFFIFAPTMSVWFHGATAGVYGNKYWGIPGAILGGVVAGVLMGVGQALMWPVLGFAIGDFFSWASDTDYVLWPLLIALIGRILGR; encoded by the coding sequence ATGGAGGCCTTGCGCGCTGTTCTGGAATTCATCCAGAAGTTCATGCAGGAGCCGTCCCTCTTCCTGGGGCTGATCGCTTTGCTGGGCTTCCTCCTGCTCCGGGAGCGGGTCGAGCGGACGATCTCCGGGACCCTCAAGACGGCCATCGGGCTGCTCATCCTCCTGGCCGGAGTCAACCTGATGGTCCAGGCGCTGCTCCCGCTGGGGGAGCTGGCCGGGAAGACCCTGGGCCTGCCGCCGGTCCAGATCCAGATCGGGACCCAGAAGATCATCAGCGAGCTCGGGATCCAGATCGGCCTGGTCATGCTCTTCGCCTTCCTCATCAACGTGCTCCTCACGCGGTTCCTCGGCGGCCTGGGGTTTAAGTACATCTACCTCACCGGCCATCTCATCTTCTGGAACGCGGTGATCTTCGTCTCCGCCTTCCGGTATATCCTGGGGCTGGAGGGGGCGGCCCTGGTGATCGTGGCCAGTCTGTTCACCGGCCTCTATCAGACCATCCAGCCCTGGTATACCCATCGGTTCGATCTCTTCGTCAACGAGGGCAGCGGGTTCGTCCTGGGCCACTCCTCCTCTCTGACCGTCCTGGCGACGGCGTGGCTGTCCCGCCTGCTGTCGGGGGGAGGGAAGCGGCAGGTGGGGGACATGGAGGCCCTTCGCTTCCCGAGGGCCCTGGAGTGGTTGCGGGAGCCCATGCTGCTGATGGCGGCCACCTTCCTGGTGGTCTACCTCATCATGGCCGCCCTGAACGTGAGCTTCGTGGTGGAGGCGGCGGGCAAGGCGGGCAAGCATCCCATCATCTGGGTCCTGCTGCAGGCGTTGAACTTCGCCGCCGGCTTCGCCATCCTGATCATGGGCGTGCGGATGATCATCGCCGAGCTGATCCCCTCCTTCAAGGGCATCGCCGAGCGCATCGTCCCCGGTGCCATCCCTGCCCTCGATTGCCCCCTCTTCTTCCCTTACGGCCAGGTCTCCATGGCCTATGGCGGCCTGATCGGGATGCTGACCATGGTCCTGGTCTCCCTCCTCTTCGCCGCGGGTCGTTATCCGTTCTTCATCTTCGCCCCCACCATGTCCGTTTGGTTCCATGGGGCCACCGCCGGCGTGTATGGGAACAAATACTGGGGGATCCCTGGGGCCATCCTGGGCGGCGTGGTGGCCGGGGTGCTGATGGGCGTGGGGCAGGCGCTGATGTGGCCGGTGCTGGGGTTCGCCATCGGCGATTTCTTCAGCTGGGCCTCGGACACGGATTACGTGCTCTGGCCCCTGCTGATCGCCCTCATCGGCCGGATCCTGGGCCGCTGA
- a CDS encoding PTS sugar transporter subunit IIA: MDFLEALDGRIRILERVGSWEEAVRISGELLAADGLVTPSYVDHMVRTCQELGPYIAIAPGVAIPHARPEDGANGLGLSLVVVREGVRFGSHNDPVRVLIAFATPDRSAHIDLLRQLAEILARADELAQAAARLGTPEQWKELVRSLIQNPP; the protein is encoded by the coding sequence GTGGATTTCCTGGAAGCCCTGGACGGGCGCATCCGCATCCTGGAGCGCGTGGGCTCCTGGGAGGAGGCGGTTCGGATCAGCGGGGAGCTCCTGGCGGCTGACGGCCTGGTCACGCCTTCGTATGTGGATCATATGGTTCGGACCTGCCAGGAGCTGGGCCCTTACATCGCCATTGCCCCCGGGGTGGCCATCCCCCACGCCCGGCCGGAGGATGGGGCCAACGGCCTGGGTCTGTCCCTCGTGGTGGTCCGGGAGGGCGTCCGTTTCGGATCGCACAACGACCCTGTTCGTGTGCTCATCGCTTTTGCGACCCCCGATCGATCGGCCCATATCGATCTCCTGCGCCAGCTGGCGGAGATCCTGGCGCGGGCCGACGAGCTCGCGCAAGCGGCCGCGCGCCTGGGAACCCCCGAGCAATGGAAGGAGTTGGTGCGGTCCCTGATCCAGAATCCCCCATAG
- a CDS encoding PTS sugar transporter subunit IIB, whose product MSGKPPIRVVAACGLGTGTALYLKMTVEEILKKAGVPAVVETADATLAPTIAADIIVTGPDLAEMFRQRARAREIVAVTNYGNKAEIQEKLLAAVRRLEG is encoded by the coding sequence GTGAGCGGGAAGCCACCGATCCGGGTCGTGGCGGCATGCGGGCTGGGGACCGGGACCGCCCTTTACCTGAAGATGACGGTGGAGGAGATCCTGAAAAAGGCGGGCGTCCCGGCGGTGGTGGAGACGGCCGATGCCACCCTGGCGCCCACCATCGCGGCCGACATCATCGTCACCGGCCCGGACCTGGCGGAGATGTTCCGGCAGCGGGCCCGGGCCCGGGAGATCGTGGCGGTCACCAACTACGGGAACAAGGCGGAGATCCAGGAGAAGTTGCTGGCCGCCGTGCGGCGGCTGGAGGGGTAA
- a CDS encoding phosphotriesterase — MAIIRTVTGDIPPESLGVCYAHEHVFCRPPVEDADLILDREDVAIEELRGFREAGGQALVEMSPPDYGRDVQALYRISQAAGVYLIAATGHHKEAFSGPWVEGRSVHELADRFVREIVEGIDGTGIRAGVIKAGSSLNCITPNEEKVFRAAAIAHRLTGAPISTHTEAGTMGLEQVALLRSEGVDPARVIIGHVDRRMEWEYHLALARAGVYLSYDQISKEKYAPDRLRVEFIRRLIAEGYGKQILLGGDMARKSYWPSYGTGGGPGLTYILLRFVPWLRSEGVSEEAIRDLLIHNPARALAIG, encoded by the coding sequence GTGGCGATCATTCGGACGGTGACCGGCGATATCCCCCCGGAATCCCTGGGGGTTTGCTACGCCCATGAGCACGTCTTCTGCCGGCCCCCGGTGGAGGATGCGGACCTGATCCTGGACCGCGAGGACGTCGCCATCGAGGAGCTGCGCGGGTTCCGGGAAGCGGGCGGGCAGGCGCTGGTGGAGATGTCCCCACCCGATTACGGCCGCGACGTCCAGGCCCTGTATCGCATCTCCCAGGCGGCCGGCGTGTATCTGATCGCGGCCACCGGCCACCACAAGGAGGCCTTCTCCGGCCCCTGGGTGGAAGGGCGCTCGGTCCACGAGCTGGCCGATCGGTTCGTGCGGGAGATCGTGGAGGGCATCGACGGGACGGGAATCCGGGCCGGGGTCATCAAGGCCGGCAGCAGCTTGAACTGCATCACGCCGAACGAGGAGAAGGTCTTCCGGGCCGCTGCCATCGCCCATCGCCTCACCGGAGCGCCCATCTCCACCCACACCGAGGCGGGCACGATGGGCCTGGAGCAGGTGGCCCTCCTGCGGTCCGAAGGAGTGGATCCGGCCCGGGTGATCATCGGGCACGTCGACCGCCGGATGGAATGGGAGTATCACTTGGCCCTGGCCCGGGCGGGGGTTTACCTGAGCTACGACCAGATCAGCAAGGAGAAATACGCTCCGGATCGCCTCCGGGTCGAGTTCATCCGGCGTCTGATCGCCGAGGGCTACGGGAAGCAGATCCTGCTGGGCGGGGATATGGCGCGCAAATCCTACTGGCCCAGCTATGGGACCGGAGGCGGGCCGGGGCTCACGTATATCCTGTTGCGCTTCGTCCCGTGGCTGCGCTCGGAAGGGGTGTCGGAGGAGGCGATCCGGGATCTCCTGATCCACAACCCGGCGCGGGCGCTGGCCATCGGATAA
- the eda gene encoding bifunctional 4-hydroxy-2-oxoglutarate aldolase/2-dehydro-3-deoxy-phosphogluconate aldolase, with the protein MNGEAVTERSGGILEAMAQVRVIPVATLESEAEARILADALQEAGILILEVTFRTAAAAAVIRYLRRAHPLLRIGAGTILSPEQAEQAVAAGAEFLVSPGWEPELGRWCQERGVLLIPGVATPSEVMAAWRQGWEVLKFFPAEALGGVRALEALAPVFPQIRFIPTGGIQAQNLRDYLRLPNVLACAGTWLADRHLIRGGRKEELVRRAREARALAGETARVP; encoded by the coding sequence ATGAACGGCGAGGCCGTGACGGAACGATCAGGCGGGATCCTGGAGGCCATGGCCCAGGTCCGGGTGATCCCGGTGGCGACCCTGGAAAGCGAGGCGGAGGCCCGCATCCTGGCGGACGCCTTGCAAGAGGCCGGGATCCTGATCCTGGAAGTGACCTTCCGCACTGCGGCGGCCGCCGCGGTGATCCGATATCTGCGGCGGGCCCATCCGCTCCTGCGCATCGGGGCGGGGACCATCCTCTCCCCGGAGCAGGCGGAGCAGGCGGTGGCCGCAGGGGCGGAGTTCCTGGTCTCCCCAGGCTGGGAACCTGAGCTGGGACGCTGGTGCCAGGAGCGGGGGGTCCTCCTGATCCCGGGGGTGGCGACTCCCTCAGAGGTCATGGCCGCCTGGCGGCAGGGGTGGGAGGTGCTCAAGTTCTTCCCCGCTGAGGCCCTGGGCGGGGTGCGGGCCCTGGAGGCCCTGGCGCCGGTCTTCCCCCAGATTCGCTTCATCCCCACCGGGGGGATCCAGGCGCAGAACCTTCGGGATTACTTGCGCCTGCCTAATGTGCTCGCCTGCGCCGGCACCTGGCTGGCGGATCGCCATCTGATCCGCGGAGGACGGAAGGAGGAGCTGGTCCGCCGGGCCCGGGAGGCCCGGGCCCTCGCCGGCGAGACGGCGCGCGTTCCGTGA
- a CDS encoding sugar-binding transcriptional regulator: MPRRTSSPFPTREELLAYVASLYYQRGWDQARIARRLGLSRSMVSRLLSEARRKRIVQIHIQWPVKTVPHLESQLMEAFSLQGARVLDAENSSYRELLGQLGKLAALEVLPHLRDGMTVAVTWGATLWEVVQALPSSSYPRLRIVQCLGALGGRQPCDTPAIVRKMAETLGAQGYYLHAPVMVEREEVAQRLLEERAIKEVLDLARNADLLLVGIGTTQAEASSLKRAGYLSEEDLAELRRRGAVGYLCARYLDLDGRPVSTPFDRRTIGLTLEDIRRIPCVIAVAGGTVKAPAILAALRSGLIDILITDKGAATEVLNRHLQRSPEAHR; encoded by the coding sequence ATGCCTCGGAGGACGTCTTCTCCGTTTCCGACCCGTGAGGAGCTGCTGGCCTATGTGGCCAGCCTGTATTACCAGCGCGGCTGGGATCAGGCCCGCATCGCCCGGCGGCTGGGGCTGAGCCGCTCCATGGTCTCCCGACTCCTCAGCGAGGCGCGGCGCAAGCGCATCGTCCAGATCCACATCCAGTGGCCGGTGAAAACCGTCCCCCACCTGGAAAGCCAGCTGATGGAGGCCTTCTCCCTGCAAGGCGCCCGCGTCCTGGATGCGGAGAACTCCTCCTACCGGGAGCTGCTCGGCCAGCTGGGGAAGCTGGCCGCCCTCGAGGTGCTCCCCCACCTCCGGGACGGGATGACGGTGGCCGTCACCTGGGGGGCCACCCTGTGGGAGGTGGTCCAGGCGCTTCCTTCTTCCTCGTATCCACGGCTGCGGATCGTCCAGTGCCTGGGGGCCCTGGGGGGACGTCAGCCCTGTGATACCCCGGCCATCGTCCGCAAGATGGCGGAGACCCTGGGGGCTCAGGGATATTACCTGCACGCGCCGGTGATGGTGGAGCGCGAGGAGGTGGCCCAGCGCCTGCTGGAGGAGCGGGCCATCAAGGAGGTCCTGGACCTGGCCCGGAACGCGGACCTGTTGCTGGTGGGCATCGGGACGACCCAGGCCGAGGCCTCCTCGTTGAAGCGCGCCGGATACCTTTCGGAGGAGGACCTGGCGGAGCTGCGCCGGCGGGGCGCCGTCGGCTACCTCTGCGCGCGGTATCTGGACCTGGACGGGCGCCCGGTGAGCACGCCCTTCGATCGAAGGACCATCGGCCTCACCCTGGAGGACATCCGGCGCATCCCCTGTGTGATCGCAGTGGCCGGAGGGACAGTGAAGGCCCCGGCGATCCTGGCGGCCCTGCGCAGCGGCCTGATCGACATCCTGATCACCGACAAGGGGGCCGCCACGGAAGTCCTGAACCGTCATCTCCAGAGGTCCCCGGAGGCCCACCGATGA
- a CDS encoding branched-chain amino acid ABC transporter permease, producing the protein MERIGGRWVSLSPLQVLRRWIQPHRGWLIGLGILVALPFLLSGVFREPVEAGWPRFLQGLLIRVYVMAVYALSYDLLIGYTGVLSFGHALFFGGGAYATGILLKHLHASLPIALLTTVLLAAVFSGLVGVLSLRVRGVYLAMVTLALAQAAFILSEAPDFRQYTGAEDGLQGIPVPVWLDPAVHRLRFYYLALFFMVGAYFLARRLVDSPTGRVWVALRENEERAVALGYSPFVFRLLAFVFSGTLAALAGSLNALLNKNATPSLLSVNTTIQALLMTLVGGVGTLSGPMFGAALLELVGYLFNRVFGPIWFLLFGLFYVIVVLAFPYGLAGAWRQTRPLHRPSERRNLRASSSGGG; encoded by the coding sequence ATGGAGCGAATCGGAGGACGGTGGGTGAGCCTTTCGCCGCTTCAAGTGCTCCGGCGATGGATCCAACCGCACAGGGGCTGGCTGATCGGCCTGGGCATCCTGGTCGCGTTGCCCTTCCTACTCAGCGGGGTCTTCCGCGAGCCCGTGGAAGCCGGATGGCCCCGCTTCCTCCAGGGCCTGTTGATCCGCGTCTACGTGATGGCAGTCTACGCGCTCAGCTACGATCTCCTGATCGGTTACACGGGCGTTCTGTCTTTCGGCCACGCGTTGTTCTTCGGCGGCGGGGCTTATGCCACAGGCATCCTGCTCAAGCATCTCCACGCCTCCCTTCCTATCGCCCTACTGACCACCGTGCTCCTCGCGGCAGTGTTCAGCGGGTTAGTGGGCGTTCTGTCCCTGCGGGTACGAGGGGTTTATCTGGCGATGGTGACCCTGGCGCTGGCTCAAGCCGCTTTCATCCTGAGCGAGGCTCCGGATTTCCGGCAATACACGGGCGCCGAGGACGGCCTTCAAGGCATCCCCGTCCCGGTCTGGCTGGATCCGGCGGTGCATCGCCTGCGGTTCTACTATCTGGCTCTGTTTTTCATGGTGGGAGCCTATTTCCTGGCGCGACGGCTGGTGGATTCTCCCACCGGCCGGGTTTGGGTTGCCTTGCGGGAGAACGAGGAGCGCGCGGTCGCGCTGGGCTATTCCCCCTTCGTCTTCCGGCTGCTGGCCTTCGTGTTCTCCGGGACGTTGGCCGCCCTGGCGGGATCGCTGAACGCTTTGCTGAACAAAAACGCCACCCCTTCGCTCCTGAGCGTGAACACCACGATCCAGGCGCTGCTGATGACTCTGGTGGGCGGGGTGGGGACCCTGAGCGGCCCGATGTTCGGCGCGGCGTTGCTGGAGCTCGTCGGCTATCTGTTCAACCGGGTGTTCGGCCCCATCTGGTTCTTGCTGTTCGGTCTTTTCTACGTGATCGTCGTGCTGGCTTTCCCCTACGGGCTGGCCGGCGCCTGGCGGCAGACGCGACCCCTTCATCGTCCCTCCGAGCGAAGGAACCTGCGGGCCTCATCCTCCGGTGGGGGATGA
- a CDS encoding branched-chain amino acid ABC transporter permease — protein MKGTWVIALVLLALVGLPALFLPSPVWASVVLSGLTLASLFFLVASGLSLIFGMMDVINFAHGTLFMLGAYIGWTAYQNPRLLLNVIPLWLALGAGIVIGQATGGRLPVSRSLYGLGMVGLGALAFWNYNLGKLVAFGSTVPGGSIPTPLAQEPLGIVFARMVAMGLAGLCGGWLLGRRATSLRRAGALSAGLLGLGILMLIGREPLERWILGSPADLRFLIALFAGTLAGGALGAGIEATLIRPLYARPIYQVLLTLGLSYVGTELVRVVWGPANYAPLPRPSLFAAPCLASSIGEWLSQGCASLDVLGRPFPTYRLLIIGVGIAMWAGIGLWLRWTRVGMAVRAAVEDREMVEALGIPVRRLFTGMFAMGSALAALGGVVATPFLGLSPAMGLEFLLQAFIAVIIGGMGHYGGAAAGAMLVGLARAFGDYLVTVGIALPGMAEALRFSPAVARASTVLIMAVVLLIRPGGLFGQKTSSPT, from the coding sequence ATGAAGGGAACATGGGTGATCGCTCTGGTCCTCCTGGCTCTCGTGGGGCTCCCTGCCCTCTTCCTCCCTTCTCCGGTCTGGGCCTCTGTGGTGCTCTCCGGCCTCACCCTGGCCTCCTTGTTCTTCTTGGTCGCCTCCGGCCTCTCTCTGATCTTCGGGATGATGGATGTGATCAATTTTGCGCACGGCACGCTGTTTATGCTGGGAGCTTACATTGGCTGGACTGCTTACCAGAACCCGCGCCTGTTGCTCAATGTGATCCCGTTATGGCTGGCCCTGGGGGCTGGGATCGTGATAGGGCAGGCTACAGGGGGCCGACTGCCGGTGTCCCGATCCCTCTACGGGTTGGGGATGGTTGGGCTGGGAGCCCTCGCTTTCTGGAACTACAACCTCGGGAAGCTGGTCGCCTTCGGGAGCACGGTGCCCGGCGGCTCGATCCCCACCCCGCTTGCCCAGGAGCCGTTGGGGATCGTCTTCGCCCGCATGGTGGCCATGGGGCTGGCAGGTCTGTGCGGCGGGTGGCTGTTGGGGCGTCGCGCCACGTCTTTGCGTCGCGCGGGGGCCCTTTCCGCCGGCCTGTTGGGGCTGGGCATCCTGATGCTGATCGGCCGGGAGCCCTTGGAGCGCTGGATCCTGGGAAGTCCGGCGGATCTCCGTTTCCTCATAGCGCTTTTCGCCGGGACCCTGGCTGGCGGCGCCCTGGGCGCTGGAATAGAGGCTACGCTGATTCGTCCTCTTTACGCCCGCCCCATCTATCAGGTCCTCCTGACCCTGGGCTTGTCCTACGTGGGGACGGAATTGGTGCGGGTGGTCTGGGGACCCGCGAACTATGCCCCGCTGCCGCGTCCCTCTCTCTTCGCCGCGCCGTGCCTGGCCTCATCCATCGGGGAGTGGCTGAGTCAAGGATGTGCCTCCTTGGACGTGCTGGGGCGTCCTTTCCCTACCTATCGGCTGCTAATCATTGGCGTGGGGATCGCGATGTGGGCCGGGATCGGCCTGTGGTTGCGATGGACCCGCGTCGGCATGGCGGTGCGGGCCGCCGTGGAGGATCGGGAGATGGTGGAAGCCCTGGGGATCCCGGTGCGGCGGCTGTTCACCGGGATGTTCGCCATGGGCTCCGCCCTGGCGGCGTTGGGCGGCGTGGTGGCCACCCCGTTCCTGGGCCTGAGCCCGGCGATGGGGCTGGAGTTCCTGCTCCAGGCCTTCATCGCGGTGATCATCGGCGGCATGGGGCACTACGGGGGTGCCGCGGCGGGAGCGATGCTGGTGGGTCTGGCCCGGGCTTTCGGGGACTACCTGGTCACAGTGGGGATCGCGCTCCCGGGCATGGCGGAGGCCCTCCGCTTCTCCCCGGCCGTTGCCCGGGCCTCCACCGTGCTGATCATGGCAGTGGTTCTCTTGATCCGACCGGGCGGCCTGTTCGGTCAGAAAACCAGCTCACCAACCTGA
- a CDS encoding ABC transporter ATP-binding protein yields the protein MDAVLELKEVHTFVGSFHILKGVSFAVKAGSLTVLLGRNGVGKTTTLRTIMGLWPATQGSIWFLGEELRGRPTDEIARRGIGYVPEHRAIFRGLTVEENLKLAERRRGDLARRADWIFHLFPDLKAALKKPAGLLSGGQQQMLAIARALVPENRLLLIDEPSEGLAPMLVEQVMGAIHQLRGEVSILLVEQNFHAVQHVADHYLLMEDGRVVRSGPMAELRENRGWLERYLGVTL from the coding sequence ATGGATGCCGTCCTCGAATTGAAGGAGGTTCATACGTTCGTTGGGTCCTTTCACATCCTGAAGGGGGTTTCTTTCGCGGTGAAGGCAGGAAGCCTGACTGTCCTGCTGGGCCGAAACGGGGTGGGAAAGACCACCACCCTGCGCACCATCATGGGCCTCTGGCCGGCCACCCAGGGAAGCATATGGTTCCTGGGGGAGGAACTCCGGGGGCGTCCCACCGATGAGATCGCGCGGCGGGGCATCGGCTACGTGCCGGAGCATCGGGCGATCTTTCGGGGCCTTACGGTGGAAGAAAACCTGAAGCTGGCAGAGCGACGCCGAGGGGATCTGGCCCGAAGGGCGGATTGGATCTTCCATCTTTTCCCGGATCTGAAGGCAGCGCTGAAAAAGCCCGCCGGCCTTTTATCCGGTGGCCAGCAGCAGATGCTGGCCATCGCCCGCGCTCTGGTCCCAGAGAACCGCCTTCTCCTCATCGATGAACCCAGCGAGGGCTTAGCCCCGATGCTGGTGGAGCAGGTTATGGGTGCCATCCACCAGCTGCGCGGGGAGGTGTCGATCCTCCTGGTGGAGCAGAACTTTCACGCCGTCCAGCATGTGGCGGACCATTACCTCCTGATGGAGGACGGGCGGGTGGTGCGAAGCGGACCGATGGCGGAGTTGCGGGAAAACCGAGGATGGCTCGAGCGCTATTTGGGAGTAACCCTATGA
- a CDS encoding ABC transporter ATP-binding protein yields the protein MPGEILLETRELTKDFGGLRAVDRVNLRVEAGAIHALIGPNGAGKSTLFNLIGGALRPSAGRIFYRGQDITDLPPYRRAHLGIGRAYQLIHVFPNLSVLENVRLAAQALGPDNFRFWVPAGRLHRYLDRAWAVLHEIGMAELADLPARILSHGHRRWLEIAMLLAQEPELMLLDEPASGMALEQIPRLIRLIEEIHQRRGRTILLIEHKIDLVMRLAHRVTVLHHGRVLAEGTPEEIARDEEVQRAYLGERTWMPSSN from the coding sequence ATGCCAGGGGAGATTCTTCTGGAGACCCGGGAATTGACAAAGGATTTCGGAGGGTTGCGGGCGGTGGATCGGGTGAATCTGCGGGTAGAGGCGGGCGCCATCCATGCCCTCATCGGGCCGAACGGAGCCGGCAAGTCCACGCTCTTCAACCTGATCGGAGGTGCATTGCGTCCCAGCGCCGGCCGTATCTTCTACCGGGGCCAGGACATCACGGATCTCCCTCCTTACCGTCGGGCGCATCTGGGGATCGGCCGCGCCTATCAGCTTATTCATGTCTTCCCTAACCTGAGCGTCCTGGAGAACGTGCGATTGGCCGCCCAGGCCCTGGGGCCCGATAACTTCCGCTTCTGGGTCCCGGCCGGCCGGCTCCATCGGTATCTGGATCGGGCCTGGGCGGTGCTGCACGAGATCGGCATGGCGGAGCTGGCTGATCTCCCGGCTCGTATTCTCTCCCACGGACATCGGCGATGGCTGGAGATCGCGATGCTCCTGGCTCAGGAGCCGGAGCTCATGCTGCTGGACGAGCCGGCGTCCGGGATGGCTCTCGAGCAGATCCCTCGCTTGATCCGCCTCATCGAGGAGATCCATCAGCGGCGAGGGCGGACCATCCTCCTGATCGAGCACAAGATCGACCTGGTGATGCGCTTGGCCCATCGGGTAACCGTCCTCCATCACGGGCGCGTGCTGGCGGAAGGCACTCCGGAGGAGATCGCCCGCGATGAGGAAGTCCAACGCGCATACTTGGGGGAACGGACATGGATGCCGTCCTCGAATTGA